The segment tgattggtccagaatcaatcatacatgcacacaatagataatgaaaacaaaataacctaaccatatatatatatatatatatatatatatatatatatatatatatttatatatatatatatatatatagagagagagagagagagagagattattttGTTTCGTACATTTATTGTGTGGTAGAATGCAGCAATAaaaatttgtaaattaaataattatttaattaaataaatatagatattaagtGATTTCCATAcctgtatgtatattaaatgatatccataattataattctctttttatggaaactaattaaacatgtcattaatgtcaacaataacattatttcagaatgaattcgcatcgAAGTTTTGTATATGAGTTCGTTTTTTGTTTtaggactcactcacttaaaatataataaagCTGAATGGAATATGAAAAACGAGAATGTATTCTACTGAAATATACTCTCATTCTGCTGGATTGCACTCTCATTTTTCTAGATACGAATTcgttctgaaagaatattattgttgacattaataacgaatttaattagtttccataaaaatgagttataaatatgaataacatttaatatacatatagcTATTACTAAATtgttattggtgcattctagcacacaatagatgtgagaaacatttgaacctatatatatatatatatatatatatatatatatatatatatatatatatatatatatatatatatgaaaagtgaatataccctcaAGGGTATATAAGTTTAGATACCCAAAATCACCatactacgtcgttttgtatcatatatgcaTTGTAACTGTCGAATGTTCTTTTAATTCAACttttaacttgatttacttccaaaaTTATTACAAATTTCACATTTATCTACCACTTAcataaatttcattttcaactattatatatatatatatatatatatatatatatatatatatatatatatatatataacctagtAGGTGTTCGACgaaaagatgtgatgtaagaggaagataataatgaaatttcgaaaattttgaaagtaaatcaagttagaggTTGAAGTTTAAGGAGATTGTAATTAAAATATCAaacaaaaagatatatatatatatatatatatatatatatatatatatatatatatatatatatatatatatatatatatatatatatatacgatttTACTTTTAAGAATGGAAAATGACGCAAATGCCCTACGAATTTTCTAGGGTTTACCCGTTGACTCCCTAAAGTTTTTGTTGGGCTTTATGGGTTCTTAAAATATGATATGACATGCTCTTTTAATTTCTGTTAACCTGTAATAGTCGGTTCAATgaccttttaaaccaaaaaaaactCACATTGTGCCCCTATAAAGCCAAAAAAATAAATTCATGGATCACTTcgtaccaaaaaaaaaaactctcatTTTCTCCTAAAGCCTATTTACACTCAATTTATACTGATCCCCgaacttattttttttgttttatagaGGAACAATGTGAGTTTGTTGGTTTAAAACATCATTGAACCGACTATTATAGGTTGACATGGACTAAAAAAGCAGGTCATATCCTAGTTTAGGACCTATAAAGCTCGACAAAAACTTTAGGGACTCAATAGGTAAACTCTAAAAAATTCGTAAGACATTTGTATCATTTTCCCTTTTAAGAAGAATTTAGATCTTTGTAAAAAATTTAGTCttaaataaattataaagtaGGTACATATCTCCAACTACCAATTATTTAAAAACCTGGTTTAGGTTTCTGATTAATctagtaaataaataaattatcaataaaaatatataaaattattctcCATTTGGAATTCCTTGGCGAGCAAGGAAATTAATAACGAATTCATTAAAACTGAAAAGAAATActttcaaatttataaataaataaataaaaattgaacTCATGGATATTACAATTACAATTTAATAATTTCTAAATTTAGATTGAATCTACTTAGTTCCAAGTAAATATTCATGATAAAAAATATTTGATGTAGTATGTACCATTTATTTATTTGGTGCTTCAAAATTTTTTTGTaaagaaaacaatttttcttgAACAACATTTGTACATTCAACCTATACTATTTTTTCTTCAATTCAAAtgtaacaacaatatatatatatatatatatatatatatatatatatatatatatatatatatatatatatatatatatatatatatatatatatatatatatatatatatatatatatatatatatggaaaagttcaataaagAACTATAATTATtagttcttcaaggaaccaattttttttattaatttttagaacttattctttatcgaaaaaaatatctaaaaatatctaaattcatatattaacattgtgaatgtgaaaaatatttttcggattcacattgtgaattttcaacgatttacattgtgaattttatgttaaaaaaaaaatctaatttgATATCATtgaaaaaaagataaaaagttatgaatttctatatttttagtttttttttttgataaaaaataagttgtaaaagttgaaaaaaagattggttacttggttttttggttaattatggttctctattgaacctcaccgtgtatatatatatatatatatatatatatatatatatatatatatatatatatatatatatatatatatatatatatatatatatataactttattCATTTTTGAAACAATATAATGGGTAAATTTGGAATTCGTGTCATACATGATGATTATTCAATCGCATTTtctatatttattatatattttgttacctcaaattaaactattaaattaATTGTAATAATTATATGGAAGGGCATTTATTCATAATACGTTAGAAACTATTTCTCAGACTTGATACAACGCCTAATGATGTACTTGTCTTAGAAAAACGTACTctccaaaaataaaatataaaaattggaTGAATAATATTTAAAAGGGAAAATAAATGGTATGAATCCATAAAAAGTAGTCTAGTAAATAAAAGGATCTTCCTTCCCTTTCATTTCTCTTTCTTCATTTGCTATTTACACTCATTCAAACCAACTGAATCTCTCCACCATCAGTCCCTCCATTTTAGCTCCGGCGTTTCATATATTTTCGGTTAATTAATAATTCTCTTTAAACATTCTTCACTTCCATTCCATCTCTCTACTGATGTGAAAAATGGAACCACAATTTCGGGGTTCTTCTCCCAAATTCAGAGTTAAGCGAACCATCACCACCAAGCAACAATCAGTGACGGATTCACCAAAAGTGGTAACGATTTCAATGACGGATTGGGATGCGACTGATTTTTCAAGTGATGAAGAAAACTCACAATTGGGTCGCAGGaatatcaaaaggtatgttagTGTGATTAACTTCGAAGAGAATTGTTGTGGTAAAATCTTGAAGGAAAATGGTGGTGATGTTTGTAAGAAGAAACAAAGTCGTCGGAAAAAGGAACCAGCGGCCACGGCGGGGGTTGAAGCTGGGAGAGGTTCGGGGAATGAACGGAGGTTTCGCGGAGTAAGACAGCGACCGTGGGGGAGGTGGTCAGCGGAGATTCGTGATCCGGTGAGGCGGGCGAGAGTTTGGTTGGGTACTTACGATACGGCGGAGGAGGCGGCGTTAGTTTATGATCGGAGAGCAATTGAATTACGTGGGTCACAAGCTTTGACGAATCTACTACAGCCACCGCCACCGGAAACACCGGAAATTACTCCGGTCTCGATCCCTGAACAATACTCCGGCAATGAGTCGCCTGATCTTTCCTCTCCAACCTCTGTTTTACGTTTTGACAAAACGGAAGATGCTTCTGAAAACCAGTTAGAACCGAAACAAACCGACGAAGCACTTGTCAGCAATCCGTTTTCCAATGAATATTTGAATTACGATTCAAATTTCCAAGATGATATCTTCGATTTTCGGATACCTTCTCCGATAATCCTTGAAGAAGTTAATTTTCCAGAGAAAATCGGAACGGAATCAAGCGAAATCTTGTCGGAATTGGACGTTGATGTGAAATCGTGGGCTTGGGATGTTGATAGTTTCTTCCAAGATCCTCACTTTTAGTGTGAAAATACGTACACGAATGGTTTTTATTTCATCAAGATTCAAGACGCTCTTTTTGTTCATCATTCCTGAACCATTGTCTGTATTTCCCACTAAGACGGTATATGgaaaataataatatttgattCAGCAGTAAATTATCGCAACTTTTGGTATATTCTTAGTTTTTATTCTTTAGCAATAAATAAATATCCGATTTAGCCATAACTTTATTTTACATTTTGACTTTGTGATTTTACTACCTAAAAGTTGTTTTGTATAACTTcgcaacttttttttattttttttttctttttaagacTTGTGATTTCTCTCTAAACCTCGAAGCATAACTTGAATGACGTTTGATGACACTGTTTGTGTTTTGACTTTAGATTACCATATTATTATATGCAATTTAGAAATTTgtcaattatttttattttttaaaaggtCTTTTATATGGGATGAAATATTCCATTTAGGTTTAGCATTTTATATGATGTAATGTGTCTTAAGTGGCAAAAGGCAAAAGAGGCAGGACAAGTATGTTGGTTAAATAGGTCAAAACGTGTCTGTAGTACAAAACAGGTTGGGTAGACCTCCAATCGGTTTTATGTTCATATTTTTaaccaaaaatattaaaataaaatctaaTTATCAATATATAATGATTTTGATGGTTAAAGTACAAATGAATTTAGaacatattttaaattttaacagATTGGCCCATTATTAATCTTAAGTAACTCGACTCATTTACAAACATATGAATCCTTCTTTGGCTCTTTTGTTGGAAGATTATCACGTACAGTATTATCATCATAATTCTTATGTCAGTTTTATTTTATGTTAGGTTGTTGTCCAAATTTTAGGTTGATTTTTTGCATATGAGATGGATGTGTTGATTGATTTTGTGATAAACTTTGAACACGTGGATAAAGGCATGGTTTTGCTTAATTTAGACTGAgacttaataaaatgatattacaATTATATATTTTTGAGGATTTTATACTTGTAAGAGTGACTCTTCACTCTCTATGCTAATGAAATTGCATTTGGTTGGAGCCATATTTTTAACTAAATCTTTCAAACCACTTGGTGTCTTGGTCTAAGGCTCTAAATTTTTTCTATTAATTAAATCTTTGAAGCATGTGCGATGTAAAGATTCAAACAGTATATGGAATTATAATATACGACTATGAACCTGATGTGTATTTAGGGAAACCTAGTAGTACATTAATAAGCGAAGTACCTTAATAGTGTGATCCTAAAATAAGCTTTGAATCTTTGAGAGTCAAACAAGTATCAAGGAACCAAATAAAGCAGTCAGACATTTGTTTTTTCGTGGTTGTCTATACCTAACACATATAGTATTTTATGCAACATGTTTTTCATGAACAAACGTTTTATCAAAATTTATGCCTTTATACTAATTTCATTTTCCTGTAAGTCAGTAAATTATATTCATCTAGGAGGTACCATACACCATTATtgttaaaaaagaaaagaagggCATGTTTGATACCATATCGTGTCGTTACTACTTGTAAGATTCATACTAAATGGTTTTAGTTTGGTTGGGAAACTAGTCTTAGCTTTCAAAATAACCATTATAAGAGTATAAAAAATTAAGAAATTATTTTTACAGGTTGTTTTGTAGAAACTGAATGATCGAACTATTAAAATGTCTGAATTATTTAGTTACCTAAATCATTCAATGTTGTTTTGGTAAGGTTGTTGAATGAGAAAATTATCATTTTAACATTCTAACAATAATAACTTCAAAAAAcacaaattattaatttaattcatAAATTAATAAATTCAACCACAAAAGAAACATATTAACCAAAATGTTGATTTACCATAGTCCTAAATTACAAAACATATTATCAAATCATCAAACCCCTCACTCTTCAAGATCCAAATAAAACCCCTCAATCTTTAAAACTCAATTTTCAAGTTTACCCTTCAATGTAAAATAAAGAAACTTACAACTCATATGTATGCATAAAACGTTCATGCACTTTATCACGAAGGGTCATTTCAAGACCAACAATACGATAATTTTGAATTAAGAAATATTCACGCAACAATTCTACGAGGATGAAATCATCAATAGAATGAATGATTTTTAGGGATGTCAAAAGGTTTTGTGGGCCCCGTCCCGTTTGgggtatttttttaaaaaattgggGGCGGAAACCAAGCAGGGGCAAGGTTAAACAtcgttttaatttcgggggcggAGGCAGGGGTAGACAATCCCGTCCCAAAACCCCAATGGGGATCAcgttaataaattacacatatatttacatatattaattatataaatataataaataataacatgattttgagcttccaaacttcatcaaaaaacatgtttttaagttgttagtataatgtttttaagatgtcataacttttttatttttaacatgtaaaattctgctataaataattatttgttacctaaaaaatagcttcttttagcctaaataacaacttcttttagcCAAAAAAAGACAGCCCAAAATCAATCAGGGCGGGGGAAAGGGGGTGGGGGCAATAAAGGGGATTCGAGGGCGGGGGCGAAGGTAGGAAGGCTGaacatttcgggggcgggggcggagAAATTTCTGGGGTGGAGGCGAGAGATGCACTCCCAGTCCCGTTTACCCCCGTTGAGATCCCTAATGATGTTTGGTTTTTTCTTGGACGGTCTATGGATCCCCCACCCCCCCTCGTCTCAACATGATGTTCGAGCAATCTCTAAAGCGAGAGATAATTTTATATCACAATGGCTTATCAGGATTCAATGTTAAAAGTAAAcaaaaaactaaaactaaaatgcACCACGAAAGGGTTTGCAAATAAGTTCTTTAGATCTCGTTTGAAACccttttaaaatgtattaaaaatattAGGGATTTTCGAAAAAAGGGTTTCTGATTCAGATGAGATCATCACATCTTGCACGAAGATTTCTAGAGGTGGTTTAGAGGTGCTCTAACCAATTCAGAGGTAAATAATTCAACCAAACACTCTTAGagtcttaggtgttgtttgtttttctgaagcgAAAATGTTTGAAGTCTGCTAACCACCTCTGCAACCCTAtgtagtagaagaggtggaccaaacggctgcaaCATATAATAAAAAAGATTGTTTATTTTTTAACATCGGCAAACTGCTGCAATATGTTAAAGTAAGGTGTGAAGAGGTTTGAAGCAGATGGTCTAGTGTTGCGCCAAGCAACACACGCGCAACAGTTTTTAAGTTAGAAGTCTTCGGAAAAACAAACAACTGCGAATGACCAAGTGTTGCGCATCTGCTACGCAGCGCAACAATAAGTGGTCAGAAgaaattttttagaaaaaacaaatAACACCTTAATGTTGAACCATTAATAATTTATCTCCTAATGGTTCCATTAAAAGGCTTACCAAACATCCCCAACACATTCCAATTTGTTTTGCTTATAGAAGTGAAAATGGCCGTAATAGCCAAGTTTTCTAAGGTTGTTCCATAAAATAGCCAAAAATTCGAAAAATGACCAAAACATACATGATTTTCCTATGTGACCTTGAGATTTTTGTAGGTGGTTACCTACGAAAAACTTAATTATTTgccaaattaaaacattcatAACTCTTTCATATGAACTCCATCAAACTGAGGTTTTTTCTGTTGGGTTCATTGTAAAAAGGGCTTTCCATGgacattgtaacatcccgaaattcaggggAAAAAATTTCATTTGTATTATAGTCAAAACTCTAATGTAACATTATTCAGACATTCTGAAAACATCctcctaaataaataaataactttttgccacttgtcaatttCTTATGCATTTggacacatgtaattttgtggttaattCTTAGAAATtaatttccacttgtcattttatagtaattttttattttctttgtaacgtcccaaaattcaagactaaaaatttctcttaataaaacattacttaaagcaaaatcatcaatccaaacataatcagattattaatttccaaaacacatgttcgtaatcagagtaaaacattctcaggctgtctaatctatagtgtgtgccatgcgatcaccccgagctcatccctccgctaccggaagtacctgaaaccaaaactgaaaatcgtaagcacgaagcttagtgagttccccaacctaccacataccatgcataaccacatactgcacatactgggtcacgcccgctattctgggcctcacCCCctgcctcgggcctcgcccgctacaacggccccgccgctccaggcctcgcctggcttcgagccccgctcggatacagatctgtttcacttaggccttgcCTGTCATTGGGCCTCGCTCGCCAACaaatactaacacataaacatattgcAATAGATACGCACTAACGTACACTACCGAATCCTGTTCTAAAGGCCTCGcatatcttgggcctcgcccatgtcctgcaaatggtgagtcatggaaccccgtccacattCCTAccggtagtgagatacgggcccagcccacactcactctttccctaacttgggcctctccCCTGTTCTGCTACTGATGAGATGTGGAactccatccacactctgctattggtgaggtgcgggacctcgcccacactcacctccctacccggaacatacatgtatcacacagacaacaagtataaactatcatataaaccattccttgggcacccgcccgctatcattggtcctcgtcctgaatatcatactagcatattgtgcctagggctaacccccgggtcttctactcataactacatggatcggcattgtggccttagacccatttacacaaaaggaaaactcacctgcacttactgaacttgctgataacccctctagctgctgcccgacaactctctgaactcctgctccactagctccccgagctaccaatatcaaagcaacacttaatctaactgtcccccgaaagtcaactaagtcaactctggtcaaagtcaaagtcctggtcaaagtcaaccttccaggtcaaccctactcgtcgagtctgcctactgactcgccgagttcattagctcagaatcctttcatCCGCGacttgactcatcgagtcagcccctgactcgccgagtctaccgatttccgattcctgacctgtccaactcactgagtccccacacAACGCACTGATCCAAGTcgtaactcgaagggtttggggtttcgcgacttgactcgccgagtccaagaacagactcgtcgagtccaaggcaatcttcaacagactcgtcgagttgttcttccaactcgccgagttcctgcccaacttcatctaactcgccgagtcgctccagttcttaatccatacagtagctttccgagccatgcaggggctccaaatcatagatccatacttccaaagctcaatcctcacataaagttgcaaactttacatataactaaagagatctaggctcaaaacacactagggctaggtttaaggacaaaagggcttcaccaactactcatcttctgatgctttatgacatattggaccatcctgACACTAGATCtaaagtggcaacaacatatctaagcccccaaactcgaattgggtctcaaaaaaccataaaacccccaaatcaaataacaaaaacagatctagatgcaaaggagggaaaatggcagcttattacctccaagatgaacacaaactgaagtagatctcggatccacacctctcatttgaagaaaccttcttgatcttcaagttcctttccaaaatttccttcctccaaagctatttctctcaaatgatggaagctcacatgaaatctagggtttacaggttctctaggatgatatggaggctgagggagggacataacaccctttatataggatacaactcccggaattagggttttcctcattcagaacagactcgtcgagtccccttagccgagtcgccgagtcggtcacttactcctcgacccggatcccgctcggactcgtcgagttcctccttggactcgacgagtcggcccttTGACTTagagtttcctttcctttcttgaccttcctgattttgggtgttacattctTAATTAACTATCTAATTTTTAGGTtatagaaagtaattaatgtgtcattaatttgtttccttatattttcaaattttaatatgTTTCTTTCAATATATATAATTCAAACTTGACATGTTTCTTTTAAAGTTCATTGTCATTTTAGGCAAAATggtctatataaaaaaaataatcaaactttGATGCTTTTTATTGACAAactaaaaaaaatgttatatggtcaaaatataattatttttctataatttgttttattaatataaattgaattatttattttttgtttatatataaattctgaaattttatttttaaaaatacttaatgtttacactttgatatttaatgttttctttagaaaaattatttaaagtttatatcttcatacataatttttttaatcaacccatGTAGTACACCAGTTTCACACCTAGTTTCGAAATAAAACAATTGTCAGAGTTCATTCCCAAAATCACATGTTAAGTTAAACACGAGTGTATGCACTACAATCAAGTCGGACCCTTCCCTTTCAAACCAGAAATACCTTAAACCATAAACTGTAagtacaaaacttagtgagttccccaagatacctcataccatacatatcatataacggcCCCGCCCaaatgagatatgggccccgcccacagtcgataactgtaacgcccgcatattcggactagtcaatttagagataatgaacgtcaaaaaatgactttttgatggaagattatttagaaggattaatattaaccaatttatagtatataggttctgtacatataaagaacgccgaaatctgagttataacgaagaagttatggtccgtcgaagttttacggcaaaaccggtaTGACAccaggaatcgtaaaaagtgaatttacgataaaatactttctagccttagagatctaaaataaactcgtagtatatgttaaaccgagagtgtgcataaaaagaacgtccaaatctgacttcgtacgaggaagttatgatttttctaagatttagcataacagtgcacaccccgaaattcgaattttagattggtCGATTTTTAACCAAAAAAGTATAAACGATAAATGAAGATAAAATTAGTAGGAtttcaacaataaaaagacagtcgaaaacggagcttgtatgcggaagatatggacgaaacttagtccttACTCTTCGAgcacggcgaattcgatacagttttgtaaatatgagatagagtaagaattagccgacggggtctaaatgaaagttgtagtactcataaataccaacgcttGGATATAATAACGTTGATAATAgatctcgtatgcgaaagatatggacgaaacttagtccctactcttcgaatgcgataaattcgatacagttttgcaaatcggagatagaatgagaattagccaacgaggtctaaatgaaagttgtggtACTCGTAAATATCAACACGTTGGTATAAAAATGTAGAAAAtagagctcgtacgcggaagatacggacgaaacttagggcctactctacgagaaaacatgtataaataagagatgaactcttcatattttcttcacaccatatgcctttctttctctttctaacttctctctagactccctaccccccccccccccccctaaagcttaggaaacttccctagcactagaagaaagccccggagcgcacGAAGGcaccgagaaaaagagttttttggCTCAGAAGCTCTGCTCTAGcggagcccggtttttaataaaacctGATGTAAGTGAAATAAGTCTAccatactttaaatatagcttatatttaaatataatattgttattatgaacctagaaataagatttatcagtgattcaaagtcgttatactgattgatctacttacgagaatGATGTCTAGGCTGCGATTTactgaggtgtttaaagtgggatttccaaacagtatacttcgtataccaaacggaccctgcctacgatatgatcctacctggttgttccttacttgatagatcatgaaagtagactttgagttaatgatgaatctagactaataattagtcgcaataaagattagactaaaacttagcgataataatgctaggtttcgtcgaaggaaaatagaatcgttaaaagCAAAGCGTTGCCCGAGTtcggaatcatcactttaacaagtgagtgcatagttactttcatcttacacatagatatgaagtattttatataaattacgtgctatgtgtgtatagtgtctgaatacttgttgtctatgctggatgaaacgttttatacatgttttaaatgaactaaactgtatatgtattttatatctacaaaatgtgttgggtaaaacatgggtatatTAGAGGTGAaataaatgatgagcgatgaaagatgagataaatgatgagcgatgaaatatgagatgaatgatgagcaATGATATATGAGTGATAAAATATGGTGCGAAGTGATGAGCTAAGCGATGAACCAAAGCGATGAGCTAAAACGATGAGCCAAAATGATGAGCCGAAACGATGAGCCAAACGatgacccaagcgatggcccCGTCACCTagaagagtatggatgacaactgcggactattctagacagtctggtggaacactagcaggctcgcaacctataggtgttgtgaacgatgtgttcacccggtgtactctaaaaacccattgacaagTATTACGAGTGGACTCTTAAaaacgatattgtcaataaacgagataaaccctggcgactatgcagacttagtgtcgattccttaggatactccttaggaatgaatgaacgaggaatagtttAATCTTAGgctagatccttaagagtaaagaagataatggggatgggtaattgggttgattgtttgatgattaacataataattatattattgtgggttgaaaaccctatgtactcaccacgtttcccaacctgacccaatcaagcttatttgtatcacaggtgtcgatatgaagctactttacactaagatatttaaaagagatgtagatcacttgtgtaaatgaatgtaagttctgtttatgcttatgtttctatattgacgatgacatcccaaatgttttaaaatggataaaaatacatttcttcagaaatgctttcaTAACGTATTtgtcatgtttttctgggaacaaatttcgcaataattttattaaaagaggtactctggtttttataaagcgtaaacaaaattggtctt is part of the Lactuca sativa cultivar Salinas chromosome 7, Lsat_Salinas_v11, whole genome shotgun sequence genome and harbors:
- the LOC111894611 gene encoding ethylene-responsive transcription factor CRF4, giving the protein MEPQFRGSSPKFRVKRTITTKQQSVTDSPKVVTISMTDWDATDFSSDEENSQLGRRNIKRYVSVINFEENCCGKILKENGGDVCKKKQSRRKKEPAATAGVEAGRGSGNERRFRGVRQRPWGRWSAEIRDPVRRARVWLGTYDTAEEAALVYDRRAIELRGSQALTNLLQPPPPETPEITPVSIPEQYSGNESPDLSSPTSVLRFDKTEDASENQLEPKQTDEALVSNPFSNEYLNYDSNFQDDIFDFRIPSPIILEEVNFPEKIGTESSEILSELDVDVKSWAWDVDSFFQDPHF